A single window of Anaerolineales bacterium DNA harbors:
- the tilS gene encoding tRNA lysidine(34) synthetase TilS, whose product MDVCREIALFIGKEELFTANQPLVAAVSGGADSLCLLHCLHRLNYRPIVAHLDHQLREDSESEAQFVRQAAAQLGLECVTEKAEVAAFAEHGASLEEAARILRYRFLVRVARDYGVNAIATGHTADDQAETVLMHFLRGAGPSGLRGMLPRTSLSNWVGITGDGGDLSLVRPLLCLTHQQTVDYCEARGLSPILDTSNLDPTYFRNRLRHELLPILESYNPEIRNVLNRTAQVMAAEAAWLADEVEGCWPSIVIPQGDRALALRTAAFLELPLALERAVMREVIYKLKPTLRDVGFEIVERACRFVRAKERGKRIYLAGNLVLTRFAETFLLFDADAEMEFSEYPQTVSESPGELPIPGRMELACGWALDAMQMSLTRDLRETIYSDESGRTAAMDASKVEIPLIVRDRKRGDRIRPLGMRGSLKVADLFVNCHIPRMVRNRWPLVVGGDQVFWVAGLRMSNDARITQQTKEIILLRLLDPFQDRGDSFAAER is encoded by the coding sequence ATGGACGTCTGTCGGGAAATCGCTCTTTTTATCGGCAAAGAAGAGCTGTTCACCGCCAACCAGCCGCTCGTGGCTGCAGTCTCTGGTGGGGCGGACAGCCTCTGTCTGCTGCATTGCCTACATCGGTTGAATTATCGGCCCATCGTGGCCCATCTCGATCACCAACTGCGCGAGGATAGCGAATCGGAGGCGCAATTCGTCCGGCAGGCTGCGGCGCAGCTCGGTCTGGAATGCGTGACTGAGAAAGCCGAAGTCGCCGCTTTCGCCGAACACGGGGCATCGCTCGAGGAAGCCGCTCGAATCCTGCGCTATCGCTTCCTGGTTCGCGTCGCCCGGGATTACGGCGTGAACGCCATCGCCACGGGGCATACGGCTGACGACCAGGCAGAGACTGTCTTGATGCATTTCCTGCGCGGCGCCGGACCTTCGGGTCTGCGCGGTATGCTTCCGCGGACGTCCCTCAGCAATTGGGTCGGTATTACAGGCGATGGGGGTGACTTGTCGCTGGTCCGGCCGCTTCTCTGCCTGACGCACCAACAGACGGTGGACTACTGTGAAGCCCGGGGCTTATCGCCGATTCTGGACACTTCGAATCTCGATCCCACATATTTTCGAAATCGATTGCGGCACGAGCTCCTGCCGATCCTGGAAAGTTACAATCCGGAGATCCGCAACGTGTTGAACCGTACTGCCCAGGTGATGGCGGCGGAGGCGGCCTGGCTTGCGGATGAGGTCGAAGGGTGCTGGCCGTCGATTGTTATTCCACAAGGAGATCGTGCGCTTGCGCTGCGTACGGCAGCTTTCCTGGAACTGCCGCTTGCCCTGGAGCGAGCGGTCATGCGAGAGGTGATCTACAAGCTGAAACCCACGTTACGCGACGTGGGCTTCGAAATCGTAGAGCGTGCCTGCCGTTTCGTGCGAGCGAAAGAAAGGGGCAAGCGGATTTACCTGGCTGGAAATCTGGTGTTGACCCGCTTTGCGGAGACGTTCCTTCTTTTCGATGCGGACGCGGAGATGGAGTTCTCAGAATATCCACAAACCGTTTCCGAGTCTCCTGGAGAACTTCCCATTCCAGGGAGAATGGAACTCGCTTGCGGATGGGCGCTGGATGCGATGCAGATGTCCCTGACTCGAGATCTGCGGGAGACGATTTATAGTGACGAGTCCGGAAGAACGGCGGCGATGGACGCCTCGAAAGTCGAAATACCGCTTATTGTTCGCGATCGAAAACGCGGCGACCGCATCCGACCGCTCGGCATGCGAGGATCGCTAAAGGTAGCGGACCTTTTTGTCAATTGCCACATCCCACGAATGGTGCGAAACCGCTGGCCTCTTGTCGTCGGAGGGGATCAAGTGTTCTGGGTTGCGGGATTGCGAATGTCGAATGACGCACGAATTACACAGCAGACGAAAGAAATTATATTGCTTCGATTACTCGATCCCTTTCAAGATAGGGGTGATTCCTTCGCCGCTGAAAGGTAA
- a CDS encoding rod shape-determining protein, with product MALNPLNWLLGLFSLDIGIDLGTANTLVNVRGKGIVINEPSWVAIEKKTKRPLAIGAEAKQMVGRTPANVVVIRPLRDGVISEFEITERMLEYFIAKAHEQSISPVPRPRVVVGIPSGATEVEKRAVYDAAMAAGAREALLIEEPTAAALGARLPIGEVRGSMIVDIGGGTTELAVFTMGGIIVSRSLRVAGDEMDQDIVNYIRNKYNLLIGERTAEQLKINIGSAYPLKEEKTMSVRGRNLVRGLPEAIEISSVEIREALSGSVNIIVETMRDALDEIPPELISDLMEDGICLAGGTSQLQNLTERLSSDLRMRVWNAEDPMTCVARGAGLVLEDLDHMGQFLVGLDRRQQKA from the coding sequence GTGGCATTGAACCCCCTGAACTGGCTGCTTGGACTCTTTTCTCTCGACATCGGAATCGACCTTGGGACAGCGAACACGCTCGTTAATGTACGCGGCAAAGGCATCGTCATCAACGAGCCTTCCTGGGTCGCCATCGAGAAGAAAACCAAGCGCCCTTTAGCCATTGGCGCGGAAGCCAAGCAAATGGTTGGACGAACACCGGCCAACGTGGTCGTGATTCGGCCGCTGCGGGACGGCGTGATCTCCGAATTCGAGATCACCGAGCGGATGCTGGAATACTTCATCGCCAAAGCCCACGAACAAAGCATCTCACCCGTGCCTCGACCCAGGGTGGTTGTCGGCATTCCTAGCGGAGCCACGGAAGTTGAAAAACGCGCCGTTTACGACGCCGCCATGGCTGCCGGCGCGCGGGAGGCGCTGCTGATCGAAGAACCGACTGCCGCAGCCCTCGGTGCCCGGCTTCCGATCGGTGAGGTGCGCGGATCGATGATCGTCGACATCGGCGGCGGCACGACCGAACTCGCCGTCTTTACCATGGGCGGGATCATCGTCTCACGTTCCTTGCGGGTCGCCGGGGATGAGATGGATCAGGACATCGTGAACTACATCCGCAACAAGTACAACCTGCTCATCGGGGAACGTACGGCCGAGCAATTGAAAATCAACATCGGCTCTGCCTACCCCCTCAAGGAAGAAAAAACGATGAGTGTCCGCGGGCGCAACCTGGTACGCGGCTTGCCTGAAGCCATCGAAATATCGTCCGTCGAGATCCGGGAAGCGCTTTCCGGATCCGTGAACATCATCGTTGAAACCATGCGTGACGCCCTGGACGAAATCCCGCCCGAGTTGATTTCCGATCTGATGGAAGATGGTATCTGTTTAGCCGGCGGAACTTCACAACTCCAAAATCTGACCGAACGTCTCTCGTCCGATCTTCGCATGCGCGTCTGGAATGCAGAAGACCCAATGACATGTGTAGCCCGAGGTGCCGGCCTGGTGCTCGAAGACCTCGATCACATGGGTCAGTTCCTCGTCGGTCTTGACCGTCGACAGCAGAAGGCGTAA
- the mreC gene encoding rod shape-determining protein MreC — MNRSNSRLLVAGTLALITIGIMILSVGGYFTPVRDFLSRPINAVQAWIALRVSAIHDTLTAPRDVASLQAEVSRLQSEVARLEQEIISLREQAAEAEILASLLNYARSQPESRSIAANVIGRDPSPFIRSVWIDRGSDSNLSQGMPVVTERGLVGRIAEVFPTASRVQLITDPEAAVNVTLQLARTDGVLVAEFNGELSVDLIDQNAEVTVGELVLTSGLGNNYPADIPVGQVINVRRRDYELFQQAGVQPSVDFDSLHIVLVITNFQPIPIELTAP, encoded by the coding sequence ATGAATCGATCAAATTCTCGTTTACTCGTCGCCGGAACGTTGGCACTGATTACGATCGGGATCATGATCCTCAGCGTCGGTGGGTATTTCACCCCCGTGCGGGATTTCTTGTCACGTCCCATCAATGCGGTGCAAGCGTGGATCGCCCTGCGCGTATCCGCCATTCACGACACGCTGACTGCGCCGCGTGACGTCGCCTCTCTGCAGGCCGAGGTTTCCCGGCTGCAGAGCGAGGTTGCTCGATTGGAACAGGAAATTATCAGCCTGCGCGAACAAGCGGCAGAAGCCGAAATCCTCGCCTCGCTGCTGAACTATGCCCGTTCTCAACCGGAGAGTCGTTCGATCGCTGCAAACGTGATCGGCCGCGATCCCAGCCCCTTCATCCGCTCCGTATGGATCGACCGCGGCTCGGATTCGAACCTCAGCCAGGGAATGCCGGTGGTCACGGAACGAGGTTTGGTGGGCCGCATCGCCGAGGTATTCCCCACCGCATCGCGCGTACAGTTGATCACAGACCCTGAAGCAGCGGTTAACGTCACGCTGCAGCTCGCCAGGACGGATGGCGTATTGGTAGCGGAATTCAATGGAGAACTGTCCGTGGATTTGATCGATCAGAATGCTGAAGTCACAGTCGGAGAGTTGGTCCTCACCTCCGGGTTGGGCAACAACTACCCCGCCGACATACCTGTCGGTCAGGTTATAAACGTCAGGCGTCGAGACTACGAACTATTCCAACAAGCGGGCGTGCAGCCGAGCGTCGATTTCGACTCGTTGCACATCGTACTGGTCATCACCAACTTCCAACCCATCCCCATCGAACTGACCGCACCGTGA
- the mreD gene encoding rod shape-determining protein MreD, giving the protein MSYIVGIPLLSLLAILQSVLMGYFQLLDGRADLVLVAVVAWSLTRRSEEAMVWAVIGGFALDLLSGLPFGTNALILLIVTFLVSFLEGRFWEAHLLMPLGVMLVASLTYHILSTLVAMILVQDVSFAYTFRRIILPSTFLNVIIALPASQLASALHYRLYPQEVEL; this is encoded by the coding sequence ATGTCGTACATAGTTGGTATTCCTTTGTTGAGTTTGCTTGCAATTCTCCAATCTGTGCTGATGGGGTATTTCCAACTGCTGGATGGCCGGGCCGACCTGGTGCTCGTGGCCGTTGTCGCATGGAGTCTCACGCGACGGAGCGAGGAAGCCATGGTATGGGCCGTAATCGGCGGTTTTGCACTCGATTTGCTTTCCGGATTGCCTTTTGGAACGAACGCGCTCATTCTCCTCATCGTCACGTTTCTGGTATCCTTCTTGGAAGGACGGTTTTGGGAGGCACATTTGTTGATGCCCTTGGGAGTCATGCTGGTAGCATCGCTGACCTATCACATTCTATCTACACTCGTGGCCATGATCCTCGTGCAAGACGTATCGTTTGCATACACATTCCGCCGAATCATTCTGCCCAGTACGTTCTTGAACGTCATCATCGCCCTTCCGGCCTCACAACTTGCTTCGGCCTTGCATTATCGTCTTTACCCACAAGAGGTCGAGCTTTAA
- the mrdA gene encoding penicillin-binding protein 2: protein MSIGNDTHIPRSRIRLSYLIVLIIFAFFFVRLFTLQIVEGETYRAQADDNRFETVNSPAARGIIYDRNGFQLVRNIPSFNVVITPALLPDSNAEIEAIYLRLSEITGVPIDQEGPPAARCVPGRGIRQFVEEGLTNSPYDAWPIACDIDETAARILREESIDLPGVGIEISPVRDYTTGALTSALIGYLGPIPAIFEPYYTEKGFVSGRDKIGYAGIEFGFGSVIDQGDFQGVYVGMYQEILAGQNGVKQVEIDVAGRQLREVGEVTQPVPGNNLRLTIDTRLQASADAALRNRMEFINRYAGEERTPIGVVIAMDPRTGDILAMVSLPTYENNRFARYIPEDYYFQLVQDDRGKPLVNHAIADVFPPGSSFKMVTAVGALNEGVITPEEQLNDPGKITITNRYFPNDPGKAKDFVCWKEDGHGLVDFVHGIAFSCNVYFYKIGGGFPGEVEEGLGVSGINRYAPALGYGAPLGIDLPGEVGGLIPNEDWKRINLGEGWSTGDTYNTVVGQGFVAATPLQVLTSIVTIANGGKVMWPHVIKEVLDGEGNVISQYDPCVLWDIGDDFITPLDEIGADCPTLPPELRQFIIDERRNQGMLSPDIIVDPQVLELAQQGMRLVVTEGTAHGYADLENISSAGKTGTGEFCDTVAYNMGLCKPGAWPTHSWYTAYAHFENPEISEVAFGYNGGEGAITAGPIVKQVMDAYFSLKAIDVALVE from the coding sequence ATGTCCATCGGCAATGATACCCACATTCCCAGATCGAGGATTCGTCTTTCATACCTCATCGTCCTGATCATATTCGCCTTCTTCTTCGTCCGCTTGTTCACCCTGCAAATCGTCGAAGGCGAAACGTACCGGGCACAAGCGGACGATAACCGCTTTGAAACGGTGAACTCTCCTGCCGCACGAGGCATCATCTACGATCGCAACGGTTTCCAACTGGTGCGAAATATTCCCTCCTTCAACGTGGTCATCACGCCCGCTCTGCTCCCTGACAGCAACGCAGAAATCGAAGCCATCTACCTACGATTATCCGAAATCACAGGAGTGCCGATCGACCAGGAAGGACCTCCGGCGGCACGATGCGTTCCCGGCCGTGGAATTCGACAGTTCGTCGAGGAGGGACTCACCAACAGCCCCTACGATGCCTGGCCCATCGCCTGCGACATCGACGAGACGGCCGCGCGGATATTGCGTGAAGAATCGATCGACCTGCCTGGCGTGGGAATCGAGATTTCCCCCGTGCGGGATTACACCACGGGCGCACTGACCTCGGCATTGATCGGCTACCTGGGGCCGATACCGGCAATTTTCGAGCCATATTACACCGAGAAGGGTTTCGTATCCGGACGCGACAAGATCGGCTACGCCGGCATCGAATTCGGTTTTGGATCGGTGATCGACCAGGGCGATTTTCAGGGGGTCTACGTCGGTATGTACCAAGAAATCCTGGCCGGCCAGAACGGCGTAAAGCAGGTCGAAATCGATGTTGCCGGACGACAATTGCGGGAGGTCGGAGAAGTCACCCAACCGGTTCCCGGCAACAATCTACGACTGACGATCGACACGCGTCTGCAGGCCTCCGCCGATGCGGCGCTTCGAAACCGGATGGAATTCATCAACCGCTACGCGGGCGAAGAGCGAACACCCATCGGCGTCGTCATCGCTATGGATCCGCGTACGGGCGATATCCTCGCCATGGTTTCGCTGCCCACCTACGAGAACAATCGGTTCGCCCGCTACATCCCGGAAGACTACTACTTCCAACTGGTACAGGACGATCGTGGAAAACCGCTCGTGAATCATGCCATCGCCGATGTATTTCCGCCGGGATCATCGTTCAAGATGGTCACCGCCGTTGGCGCGCTCAATGAAGGGGTGATAACCCCCGAAGAACAGCTCAACGACCCCGGGAAGATCACCATCACCAACCGCTACTTTCCCAACGACCCGGGGAAGGCGAAGGATTTCGTCTGTTGGAAGGAAGACGGCCACGGTCTCGTGGATTTCGTTCACGGGATTGCCTTCTCTTGCAACGTCTATTTTTACAAGATCGGCGGCGGATTCCCGGGCGAGGTTGAAGAGGGTCTCGGCGTCTCGGGGATCAATCGCTACGCACCCGCACTTGGCTACGGCGCTCCCTTGGGCATCGATCTGCCCGGAGAAGTCGGCGGCTTGATTCCCAACGAAGACTGGAAACGCATCAACCTTGGTGAGGGTTGGTCGACGGGCGATACCTACAACACCGTCGTCGGCCAGGGCTTTGTCGCCGCAACTCCCCTGCAGGTTCTCACTTCGATCGTCACGATCGCCAACGGGGGCAAAGTCATGTGGCCCCACGTGATCAAGGAAGTTCTCGACGGTGAGGGCAACGTGATTTCCCAATACGATCCCTGTGTGCTCTGGGACATCGGTGACGACTTCATCACGCCCCTGGACGAGATCGGCGCCGACTGTCCTACACTTCCACCCGAACTACGCCAATTCATCATCGATGAACGGCGAAATCAAGGCATGCTTTCCCCGGACATCATCGTCGATCCACAAGTGCTCGAACTGGCACAGCAAGGCATGCGCCTGGTAGTCACGGAAGGCACAGCGCACGGCTATGCCGACCTGGAGAACATCTCTTCCGCCGGAAAAACCGGTACAGGAGAATTTTGCGACACCGTCGCCTACAACATGGGATTATGTAAACCGGGCGCCTGGCCGACCCATTCCTGGTACACCGCATACGCTCACTTCGAAAATCCCGAGATCTCCGAGGTTGCCTTCGGCTACAACGGCGGTGAGGGCGCAATCACCGCCGGCCCGATCGTCAAGCAAGTCATGGATGCCTATTTTTCCCTCAAAGCGATCGACGTCGCCCTGGTCGAATAG
- the minC gene encoding septum site-determining protein MinC, which produces MNTPLAIKGVRDGLLITVPEGDWAEVLPNLLDTVQKQTDFFRGARLALQIESRELSAAELGRLRDTLAEEEITLWAILTTSAATRAAAADLGLELELAKPSHAERDDEFPLESRLQGEEAVLVERTLRSGHNIRYAGHVVVLGDVNPGAEIVAGGHVIVWGRLRGTVHAGASGDESAAVCALDLSPTQLRIAGQIAVSPGRRSKTMPEIACIRDGQLVAEPWQAR; this is translated from the coding sequence ATGAACACACCACTGGCGATTAAAGGGGTCCGGGATGGTCTTCTGATCACCGTTCCTGAGGGTGATTGGGCAGAAGTGCTGCCGAATCTACTCGATACCGTTCAAAAACAAACGGATTTCTTTCGCGGTGCTCGTCTTGCACTTCAAATCGAAAGCCGAGAACTGAGTGCTGCGGAACTCGGTCGTTTGCGCGATACGCTTGCGGAGGAGGAAATCACCCTCTGGGCGATTCTCACGACTTCCGCTGCGACACGGGCCGCTGCCGCCGATCTTGGCCTGGAGCTGGAGTTGGCCAAGCCGTCACACGCCGAGAGGGATGACGAATTTCCACTCGAATCACGCCTGCAGGGCGAAGAAGCGGTACTCGTCGAAAGAACGCTGCGTTCCGGACACAATATCCGTTATGCCGGCCACGTCGTCGTACTGGGCGACGTTAATCCAGGTGCGGAGATCGTCGCCGGCGGACACGTGATCGTATGGGGACGGCTGCGAGGCACGGTTCACGCCGGCGCCAGCGGAGACGAAAGCGCCGCGGTTTGTGCGCTCGATCTCTCTCCGACGCAACTGCGAATCGCGGGACAGATCGCCGTCTCCCCCGGCCGCCGGTCGAAAACGATGCCGGAGATCGCTTGTATCCGAGACGGACAACTGGTCGCCGAGCCCTGGCAAGCGAGATGA
- the minD gene encoding septum site-determining protein MinD, with the protein MSGKIATITSGKGGVGKTTATANIGAALANMGLSVVCIDADIGLRNLDVVMGLENRIVYDLVDVVEGRCKLRQAMIRDKRLEEFYLIPAAQTRDKTAVSPQDMVRLTDELRADYDWILIDSPAGIERGFRNAIAPADIVVIITNPEVSAVRDADRIIGLVEAEDKGPGRLIINRVKPEMIKRGDMLGTDDVLDVLAIELVGVVPDDESVIVAANKGLAVVLDPRSKAGGSFRNIARRLNGENVPFEALEEQDGFFGRLSRLVKSGGEG; encoded by the coding sequence ATGAGCGGTAAGATAGCAACAATCACATCCGGAAAAGGCGGCGTTGGTAAGACGACCGCCACCGCGAACATCGGCGCTGCGTTGGCCAATATGGGACTGAGTGTGGTCTGCATCGATGCCGACATCGGGCTGCGAAATCTGGATGTCGTCATGGGACTCGAAAACCGAATCGTCTACGACCTGGTGGACGTCGTCGAAGGCCGCTGCAAGCTCCGCCAGGCGATGATCCGGGATAAACGCCTCGAGGAGTTCTATCTCATACCCGCCGCTCAAACCCGGGACAAAACTGCGGTTTCACCCCAGGACATGGTCCGTCTGACGGATGAACTGCGCGCGGATTACGACTGGATCTTGATCGACTCTCCGGCCGGCATCGAACGCGGCTTTCGAAACGCCATCGCCCCGGCAGACATCGTGGTGATCATCACCAACCCGGAGGTTTCCGCCGTGCGTGATGCCGACCGCATCATTGGTCTGGTCGAGGCGGAAGACAAGGGACCGGGCAGGTTGATCATCAATCGGGTCAAGCCCGAGATGATCAAGCGCGGCGATATGCTGGGCACGGATGACGTTCTCGACGTCCTGGCCATCGAACTGGTGGGCGTGGTGCCGGACGACGAGTCGGTCATCGTCGCCGCCAACAAGGGTCTGGCGGTGGTGTTGGACCCGCGCAGCAAAGCAGGCGGATCATTTCGCAACATCGCGCGACGCCTGAACGGTGAGAACGTTCCATTCGAGGCATTGGAGGAGCAGGATGGTTTCTTCGGACGCCTGTCCCGCCTCGTCAAATCAGGAGGCGAAGGATGA
- the minE gene encoding cell division topological specificity factor MinE yields MSLRNQLRFGRRSSAQTAKERLKLVLVHDRAGLSPNRLEALKDELIDVISRHVEIDKHSVRVTLTRDREQQRLVADIPLTPAPSRRGRSR; encoded by the coding sequence ATGAGCCTCAGAAACCAATTGCGATTTGGACGACGCAGCAGTGCACAAACTGCCAAGGAACGCCTCAAACTCGTTCTCGTGCACGACAGAGCGGGGCTCTCGCCGAATCGATTGGAAGCGCTCAAGGATGAACTCATCGATGTAATCTCCAGGCACGTCGAGATCGATAAACATTCGGTCCGCGTAACTCTCACGCGCGACCGGGAACAGCAACGCCTCGTCGCAGATATTCCCCTGACCCCTGCTCCTTCTCGACGCGGAAGGTCAAGATAA
- the gltX gene encoding glutamate--tRNA ligase translates to MTASKPVRVRFAPSPTGHFHLGGGRTALYNYLLARQHDGKFILRIEDTDRKRFDPQAEEEMVESLHWLGIHWDEGPDVGGPHAPYRQSERTEIYKTRAEELIRSGHAYYCFCSPKRLAQVRQEQQSRKEPPRYDRLCRQLSPGEAESRVEAGESHVVRFKTPLEGTTTAVDFLRGEISVENATLDDYILLKSDGLPVYHLAAMVDDHLMGITHVFRGSEWLPTFPLHVMIYQAFGWEQPVWVHLSVFLNPSGKGKMSKRQAGVKGIYISELRDEGYLPEALVNWIALMGWSYDDHTEYFSMQDLIEKFSLEKLNPSPAAVNYGKLDHFNGLHIRALPIAELSERIRPYFEAEGYEVDEDRLQAITAIIQERIRTLDEAVLMAGFFFRQDVEVKAEELVGKKMDAAQSAEAAQAALETIESIAAFKVEPLEEKLRALADSLGLKVGQLFGILRIAVTGQKVSPPLIESMVIIGKETVEVRIRQAVSLLKGME, encoded by the coding sequence ATGACAGCTTCAAAACCCGTTCGCGTCCGTTTTGCGCCTTCACCGACGGGCCACTTTCACCTCGGCGGCGGCCGCACGGCACTCTACAACTACCTGCTCGCCCGGCAACACGACGGAAAATTCATCCTGCGCATCGAAGACACCGACCGCAAACGGTTCGATCCCCAGGCGGAAGAGGAGATGGTCGAGTCGCTCCACTGGCTTGGTATCCACTGGGACGAAGGCCCCGACGTCGGCGGACCGCATGCCCCCTACCGCCAATCCGAGAGAACGGAGATCTACAAGACCCGCGCCGAAGAACTCATCCGCAGCGGGCATGCCTATTACTGCTTCTGCTCCCCGAAACGTCTGGCGCAAGTTCGCCAGGAGCAGCAGTCCCGCAAAGAGCCTCCGCGCTACGACCGTCTGTGCCGTCAACTGAGCCCCGGGGAAGCCGAGTCCAGGGTCGAAGCGGGCGAATCCCACGTCGTGCGCTTCAAGACACCGCTGGAAGGAACGACCACGGCGGTCGATTTCCTGCGCGGCGAAATCAGCGTCGAAAACGCCACCCTGGATGACTACATCCTACTCAAATCGGACGGCCTGCCGGTCTATCACCTGGCGGCGATGGTCGACGACCACTTGATGGGCATTACCCACGTCTTCCGCGGGTCGGAGTGGCTGCCCACGTTTCCCCTGCACGTGATGATCTATCAGGCCTTCGGATGGGAACAACCGGTTTGGGTGCACCTCTCCGTGTTTCTCAATCCCAGCGGAAAGGGGAAGATGAGCAAGCGCCAGGCTGGCGTGAAAGGGATATACATCTCCGAACTGCGCGATGAGGGGTACCTCCCGGAAGCGCTGGTCAACTGGATCGCGCTGATGGGCTGGTCGTACGACGATCACACGGAATATTTCAGCATGCAGGATTTAATCGAGAAATTCAGCCTGGAGAAACTCAATCCCAGCCCGGCCGCCGTGAATTACGGCAAACTCGACCATTTCAACGGCCTGCACATTCGCGCCCTGCCCATCGCAGAGCTGAGCGAACGGATTCGTCCCTACTTCGAAGCGGAAGGGTACGAGGTCGACGAAGACCGTCTGCAGGCCATCACCGCGATCATCCAGGAGCGTATCCGCACGCTGGACGAGGCGGTCCTGATGGCGGGATTCTTCTTCCGCCAAGACGTGGAGGTTAAAGCGGAGGAGTTGGTCGGCAAGAAAATGGACGCCGCCCAGTCGGCGGAAGCGGCGCAGGCAGCGCTCGAGACGATCGAGTCGATCGCGGCGTTCAAAGTCGAACCGCTGGAAGAGAAGCTGCGGGCCCTGGCGGATTCGTTGGGTTTGAAGGTCGGGCAGTTGTTCGGCATCCTGCGCATCGCCGTCACAGGACAAAAAGTGAGTCCACCGCTCATCGAAAGCATGGTCATCATCGGCAAAGAGACCGTGGAAGTCCGCATTCGGCAAGCGGTATCCCTGCTGAAAGGAATGGAATAG
- a CDS encoding isoprenylcysteine carboxylmethyltransferase family protein, whose translation MSKCRVRLIYWLVLVFVSVGGGVAVDVALKTQAFPWWLRLLGLAGMLLARYPLQRTGRILKDRGEAEEWGCTTHLVTDDIYQCVRHPHHLGVGIFMTGLGLLIGHIWSFLFITVAQWAWVLAFLLIVEEPELAEKFGEAYNVYRRRVPMLLANPRCLARIMSQPLDRGES comes from the coding sequence ATGTCGAAATGTCGCGTCCGTCTGATTTATTGGCTCGTGCTGGTTTTCGTTTCGGTTGGTGGAGGTGTGGCTGTGGATGTTGCCCTGAAAACCCAGGCGTTCCCCTGGTGGCTGCGCCTTCTGGGTCTGGCCGGCATGCTGTTGGCACGCTACCCACTGCAGCGGACGGGGAGAATATTGAAGGATCGAGGGGAGGCTGAGGAGTGGGGCTGCACCACACACCTCGTGACGGATGACATCTACCAGTGCGTCCGGCATCCACACCACCTCGGGGTGGGAATCTTCATGACCGGGTTGGGTTTGTTGATCGGACATATATGGTCCTTCTTGTTCATCACGGTGGCCCAATGGGCTTGGGTGCTGGCATTCTTGCTCATCGTGGAAGAACCGGAATTGGCGGAGAAATTCGGCGAAGCATACAACGTCTACCGCCGGCGTGTGCCGATGCTGCTGGCAAACCCGAGGTGTCTGGCCAGGATCATGTCGCAGCCGCTTGATCGAGGAGAGAGTTGA